A part of Mycolicibacterium sp. TUM20985 genomic DNA contains:
- a CDS encoding competence/damage-inducible protein A has protein sequence MSARAGIVVTGTEVLTGRVQDRNGPWLADRLLELGVELAHITICADRPSDIEAQLRFLAAEGVDLIVTSGGLGPTADDMTVATVAQFCERELVLDAALEETIAEILRRLLMGRSQPGGNVDFEAVMAANRKQAMVPAGAEILGPVGTAPGVVVPGKPTIVVLPGPPRELQPMWDKAVRTVSVQEAIAGRTEYVQETLRMFGLPESGLAETLRDGEVAIADFDRLEITTCLRRGELEIVTRYEPDAAPVYADLVGLMRARHGEQLFSEDGSLVDDQVAELLAGRTIATAESCTAGLVAARLTDRPGSSAYVAGGVVSYSNDAKSEVLGVDPQLLAEHGAVSEPVAEAMADGALARFSADTAVAITGIAGPGGGSAEKPVGTVCFSVRLADGPTVTRTLVLPGNRSDIRERSTTVAMHLLRRILSQPGDAG, from the coding sequence GTGAGCGCACGCGCGGGAATCGTCGTCACCGGAACCGAGGTACTGACCGGTCGCGTTCAGGATCGCAACGGTCCGTGGCTCGCCGATCGGCTGCTGGAACTCGGCGTCGAATTGGCGCACATCACGATCTGCGCGGACAGACCGTCCGACATCGAGGCGCAGCTGCGTTTTTTGGCCGCCGAGGGCGTCGACCTGATCGTCACCAGCGGGGGACTGGGGCCCACCGCCGACGACATGACGGTGGCCACCGTTGCGCAGTTCTGCGAACGCGAGCTCGTGCTGGATGCCGCGCTCGAGGAGACCATCGCCGAGATCCTGCGACGTCTTCTGATGGGGCGGTCCCAGCCCGGCGGCAACGTCGACTTCGAGGCCGTGATGGCCGCCAACCGAAAGCAGGCCATGGTCCCCGCCGGCGCGGAGATCCTCGGACCCGTCGGCACGGCGCCCGGTGTCGTCGTGCCGGGAAAGCCGACGATCGTCGTCCTACCCGGACCGCCGCGTGAGCTGCAACCCATGTGGGACAAGGCGGTTCGGACCGTCAGCGTGCAGGAGGCGATCGCCGGGCGGACCGAGTACGTGCAGGAGACGCTGCGCATGTTCGGGCTGCCCGAGTCCGGTCTGGCCGAGACCCTGCGGGACGGTGAAGTCGCCATCGCGGACTTCGACCGGCTCGAGATCACCACGTGCCTGCGGCGCGGCGAGTTGGAGATCGTCACGCGCTACGAGCCGGACGCCGCCCCGGTGTATGCCGATCTGGTCGGGTTGATGCGCGCGCGTCACGGGGAGCAACTGTTCTCCGAGGACGGCTCGCTGGTCGACGATCAGGTAGCCGAGCTATTGGCGGGCCGGACGATCGCGACCGCCGAATCCTGCACCGCGGGACTGGTTGCCGCCAGGCTGACCGATCGTCCGGGCTCCTCGGCATACGTCGCGGGCGGTGTCGTCAGTTACTCGAACGACGCCAAGTCCGAAGTGCTCGGCGTGGACCCGCAGCTGTTGGCCGAACACGGCGCGGTGTCGGAACCCGTGGCGGAGGCCATGGCCGACGGCGCCTTGGCGCGGTTCAGCGCCGACACCGCGGTGGCGATCACGGGTATCGCCGGTCCCGGGGGAGGCAGCGCCGAGAAGCCAGTGGGGACGGTGTGTTTCAGCGTACGGCTCGCCGACGGGCCCACCGTCACTCGGACGCTGGTGCTGCCAGGCAACAGGTCCGACATCCGCGAACGATCCACCACCGTCGCCATGCACCTGCTCCGGCGGATCCTGAGCCAACCCGGCGATGCCGGCTGA
- a CDS encoding VTT domain-containing protein, translating into MTTAVVALPAVMDPMYWLGAGGLFGSAVLPGVMLIVFVETGLLIPFLPGDTLLVTAGLLAAQDDAPVGIWPLAPCAAVAAIAGGQVGYLTGWRLGPALFAKEDARLFKKRYLNSSHEFFAKHGRKTIVIGHFVGVVRTFMPVIAGASGMRYPVFLAYDVVGAVGWGVGLTVVGYHLGGVPFVNDHLEVMVLFIAILSTLPIAISVLRAVVARQRVG; encoded by the coding sequence GTGACGACCGCCGTGGTTGCCCTGCCCGCCGTCATGGATCCGATGTACTGGCTGGGCGCCGGCGGCCTGTTCGGATCGGCGGTACTGCCCGGCGTGATGCTGATCGTCTTCGTGGAGACCGGGCTCCTGATTCCGTTCCTCCCCGGCGACACGTTGCTGGTGACCGCGGGTCTCCTCGCCGCCCAGGACGACGCCCCCGTCGGCATCTGGCCCCTCGCCCCGTGCGCCGCGGTGGCTGCCATCGCGGGCGGGCAGGTCGGGTATCTCACCGGGTGGCGGCTCGGGCCCGCGCTGTTCGCGAAGGAGGATGCGCGACTATTCAAGAAGCGCTACCTGAACTCGTCGCACGAATTCTTCGCCAAGCACGGCCGCAAGACGATCGTGATCGGGCACTTCGTCGGGGTGGTGCGGACGTTCATGCCCGTCATCGCCGGCGCGTCGGGCATGCGGTACCCGGTGTTCCTGGCCTACGACGTGGTGGGCGCGGTCGGCTGGGGCGTCGGACTGACCGTCGTGGGATACCACCTCGGTGGGGTGCCGTTCGTCAACGATCACCTCGAGGTGATGGTGCTGTTCATCGCGATCCTGTCGACGTTGCCGATCGCGATATCGGTGCTGCGCGCCGTCGTCGCCAGGCAGCGGGTGGGGTGA
- a CDS encoding glycoside hydrolase family 2 protein → MRRTAVLGVVVLLVLLLISAGDLPRFARPEPPAQEVQLADGWQLASARDVPDDGSAIAREGYRAANWHDVRRMPTTVLQALEDDGTYPNLYYGKNLVDEVPQDLWKQDWWYRTTFDAAAGHSAYRLNFPGINYRAEVWLNGHLVADADQIVGMYVDHDLDVTPWIRQGQPNTLAVKVTPERSLQDVDGVELADSWFDWINWKYLGYQGPDKNPGNGNSFVPDRNAGIWKPVTLRMSGAVAIAAATVNTELPLPNTDTARLSIFTNVRNSSTSRIKGIVRATISRSGKPDVEVEQAVSLAPGEQREVSFTATDFDQLTLKNPDLWWPYTMGAPDLYDLRIQFRQFGNPVDETHQRFGVRTVSQFRDDDERFPELGRGGSFYLQVNGRDFLVRGATYTPDLLYAYDPRREDAILSYVRDLGLNMLRLESKIPDERFVEAADELGIPLMVGWMCCNQWEKWPQWDDEDNRVARDSLRSQITLLRSHPSAFVWANASDGRPPDAVREDYHQILRDLHWQNAIVDTVSSYVTDADGERLWDGIQMAGPYTWRPPSYWFSGRYRAARGASAEQGDNEHIPPFATLQQFIPPDKLWPINDYWTFHAGSNPGNAKLTSIQLAINRRYGPSSGAYEFARKAQLAHYESTRAQFESFAALGWAGHKMTIYWMLNSHWPSFFGNIFDYYLRPGGAYYGAKKGLRPLSAVFDAYATGDRSQAKVTLVNQSPADVEDVRVRVRVYDLQGRLRDDRTTAGLDVASGGTAPAMTLPREARDSRVFFVRCEVLDAAGKVVDENVYWQSQRNDDVGDPNGDFAFELHQDSWADMSALNSMTRVPLEVSARRSADDVVISLRNPTGRIAFFERAEVTTTRDGDEVLPITYDDNYVTVFPGEAVNVRATLPGRSAPADWVRVTGYNSPPVVVPVS, encoded by the coding sequence ATGCGCCGAACCGCAGTCCTGGGAGTCGTGGTTCTGCTGGTCCTGCTGCTGATCAGCGCCGGAGACCTGCCCCGTTTCGCCAGGCCGGAACCGCCTGCCCAAGAGGTTCAATTGGCCGACGGCTGGCAACTGGCGTCGGCCCGAGACGTGCCGGATGACGGTTCGGCCATCGCGCGAGAGGGCTACCGCGCTGCCAATTGGCATGACGTTCGCCGCATGCCCACCACCGTCCTGCAGGCGCTCGAGGACGACGGGACCTACCCGAACCTGTACTACGGCAAGAATCTCGTCGACGAAGTGCCCCAGGACCTCTGGAAGCAGGACTGGTGGTACCGCACCACGTTCGACGCCGCAGCCGGACACAGCGCCTACCGACTGAACTTCCCCGGCATCAACTACCGCGCCGAGGTGTGGCTCAATGGCCACCTCGTCGCCGACGCCGACCAGATCGTCGGCATGTACGTCGACCACGACCTGGACGTCACGCCGTGGATCCGCCAGGGTCAACCCAACACGCTCGCGGTCAAGGTGACTCCCGAACGGTCGTTGCAGGACGTCGACGGAGTCGAGTTGGCGGACAGCTGGTTCGACTGGATCAATTGGAAGTATCTCGGCTATCAGGGACCGGACAAGAATCCCGGCAACGGCAACTCCTTCGTCCCCGACCGCAACGCAGGGATCTGGAAACCCGTCACGCTACGGATGTCCGGCGCGGTCGCGATCGCCGCCGCGACCGTGAACACCGAACTCCCACTTCCGAATACCGATACGGCGCGCCTGTCCATCTTCACCAACGTGCGCAATTCGTCCACCAGTCGCATCAAGGGCATCGTACGGGCCACCATCAGCCGGTCGGGCAAGCCGGACGTCGAGGTCGAGCAGGCGGTCAGCCTGGCACCTGGCGAACAGCGCGAAGTCAGCTTCACCGCAACCGATTTCGATCAACTGACGCTGAAGAATCCCGACCTCTGGTGGCCGTACACCATGGGCGCTCCCGACCTGTACGACCTCCGCATACAGTTCCGTCAGTTCGGCAACCCGGTCGACGAGACGCATCAGCGCTTCGGCGTGCGCACCGTCTCACAGTTCCGCGACGACGACGAACGATTCCCGGAGCTGGGCCGGGGTGGAAGCTTCTACTTACAGGTCAACGGCCGCGACTTCCTGGTCCGCGGCGCGACCTACACCCCGGATCTGCTATACGCCTACGACCCCCGCCGCGAGGACGCCATCCTCTCCTACGTCCGCGATCTGGGTCTCAACATGCTGAGACTCGAGTCCAAGATTCCCGACGAGCGCTTCGTGGAGGCCGCCGACGAGCTCGGCATACCGCTGATGGTCGGGTGGATGTGTTGCAACCAATGGGAGAAGTGGCCGCAGTGGGACGACGAGGACAACCGCGTCGCCAGGGACAGCTTGCGATCCCAGATCACCCTGCTGCGTTCCCACCCGTCGGCGTTCGTGTGGGCCAACGCGAGTGACGGTCGACCGCCGGACGCGGTGCGCGAGGACTACCACCAGATCTTGCGAGATCTGCACTGGCAGAACGCGATCGTCGACACCGTGTCGTCCTACGTCACCGACGCCGACGGTGAACGGCTGTGGGACGGCATCCAGATGGCGGGCCCGTACACCTGGCGACCACCGTCGTACTGGTTCAGTGGGCGGTATCGCGCCGCGAGGGGCGCCTCGGCCGAGCAGGGCGACAATGAGCACATTCCGCCATTCGCGACGCTGCAGCAGTTCATTCCGCCGGACAAGTTGTGGCCCATCAACGACTACTGGACCTTCCACGCCGGGTCCAACCCCGGCAACGCGAAGCTGACCAGCATCCAGCTCGCGATCAACCGCCGTTACGGCCCGTCGAGCGGGGCGTACGAGTTCGCGCGGAAGGCGCAGCTGGCCCACTACGAGTCCACCCGCGCGCAGTTCGAGTCGTTCGCCGCGCTGGGTTGGGCCGGCCACAAGATGACCATCTACTGGATGCTGAACAGCCACTGGCCGTCGTTCTTCGGCAACATCTTCGACTACTACCTGCGCCCGGGCGGCGCCTACTACGGCGCCAAGAAGGGCTTGCGGCCGCTGTCGGCGGTATTCGACGCCTACGCGACGGGCGACCGCAGTCAGGCCAAGGTCACCCTCGTCAATCAGTCGCCAGCCGACGTCGAGGACGTCCGGGTGCGGGTCAGGGTCTACGACCTTCAGGGCAGGCTGCGCGACGACCGGACGACCGCGGGTCTCGACGTGGCATCGGGAGGCACCGCACCGGCGATGACGCTTCCGCGGGAAGCGCGCGATTCGCGGGTGTTCTTCGTCCGGTGTGAAGTGCTCGACGCGGCGGGCAAGGTCGTCGACGAGAACGTCTACTGGCAATCGCAACGCAACGACGACGTCGGGGATCCCAACGGGGACTTCGCCTTCGAACTTCATCAGGACAGTTGGGCCGATATGTCCGCGCTCAACTCGATGACGAGGGTGCCACTCGAGGTCTCGGCCAGACGCTCCGCCGACGACGTGGTGATCTCGTTGCGCAACCCGACCGGTCGGATCGCCTTCTTCGAACGCGCCGAGGTGACCACCACCCGCGACGGAGACGAAGTCCTGCCCATCACCTACGACGACAATTACGTGACGGTGTTCCCCGGCGAGGCGGTCAACGTGCGTGCCACGCTGCCGGGCCGCTCCGCACCCGCGGACTGGGTACGGGTAACCGGGTACAACTCCCCACCGGTCGTGGTGCCGGTCTCATAG
- a CDS encoding TetR/AcrR family transcriptional regulator, with protein sequence MKVNGDTSSVRRTQAERTAATRARLLDAGRTLFARDGFAAVPTQAIVDAAGVTRGALYHQFGDKTGLFAAVYEEVERGLVETITTRIVAAEPADHLAAMRYGARLFLEECSGPDVQRIGLIDAPAVLGWAQWREVGMRYGLGVVEAMLATAMADGVIPEQPLRPTAHILLGALDEAALYIARADDTQQALDEMYAVFDRVISGIAGR encoded by the coding sequence ATGAAAGTCAACGGTGACACGTCATCGGTCCGCCGCACCCAGGCGGAGCGCACTGCCGCGACCAGAGCGCGCTTGCTCGACGCGGGCAGGACGCTGTTCGCCAGGGACGGTTTCGCCGCCGTTCCCACGCAGGCCATCGTCGACGCGGCGGGGGTGACGCGGGGTGCGCTCTACCACCAGTTCGGTGACAAGACGGGGCTGTTCGCCGCGGTGTACGAGGAGGTCGAGCGCGGTCTCGTCGAGACGATCACCACCAGGATCGTCGCGGCCGAACCCGCCGATCATCTGGCCGCGATGCGCTACGGAGCTCGACTGTTCCTGGAGGAATGCTCCGGTCCCGACGTGCAGCGAATCGGTTTGATCGACGCGCCCGCCGTCCTGGGCTGGGCCCAGTGGCGCGAAGTGGGCATGAGGTATGGCCTCGGCGTGGTCGAGGCGATGCTCGCTACGGCGATGGCCGACGGAGTCATCCCCGAACAACCGCTCCGCCCGACGGCGCACATCCTTCTGGGCGCGCTCGACGAGGCTGCCCTCTACATCGCTCGCGCCGATGACACCCAGCAGGCGCTCGACGAGATGTACGCGGTCTTCGATCGCGTGATCAGCGGCATCGCGGGCAGGTAA
- a CDS encoding alpha/beta fold hydrolase, translating into MPQVTLERATIDYRVLGPEDSPHPPVLFIHGILVDHRLWLKVAEQLAHNGFRCILPNLPLGSHTIPVDPSVELTPSAVAETIHELIGALDLHEVTLVGNDTGGGLCQMLVDAHPGDVGRLVLTNCDAFEKFPPFPFNVVFATMRGPRSIRLLLKTLRVRALRHSPPGFGLLMAGNEELSASWVQPAASDPRIASNLATLLRAVAQTDLTDVATRLPRFTKPVTLVWGMADRCFTPALGRRLAAVFPNVAWVEVPGARTFVALDDPAAVADAIATVGARA; encoded by the coding sequence ATGCCGCAGGTGACGTTGGAACGAGCCACGATCGATTACCGCGTGTTGGGTCCCGAGGACTCACCGCATCCTCCCGTGCTGTTCATCCACGGCATCCTGGTCGACCACCGGCTCTGGCTGAAGGTTGCAGAACAATTGGCGCACAACGGATTTCGTTGCATTCTTCCGAACCTGCCGCTGGGCTCGCACACCATTCCCGTGGACCCCTCGGTTGAGTTGACCCCGAGCGCGGTGGCCGAGACGATCCACGAGCTCATCGGTGCGCTCGATCTGCACGAGGTCACGCTGGTGGGCAACGATACCGGCGGTGGGCTCTGCCAGATGCTCGTCGACGCTCACCCCGGGGATGTCGGGCGGCTGGTGTTGACCAATTGCGACGCATTCGAGAAGTTCCCGCCGTTCCCGTTCAACGTCGTCTTCGCCACGATGCGGGGACCGCGGTCGATCCGACTGCTGCTGAAGACGTTGAGGGTGCGCGCACTCCGGCACTCGCCCCCGGGGTTCGGATTGTTGATGGCGGGCAACGAGGAATTGAGCGCCTCCTGGGTGCAGCCCGCAGCATCCGATCCGCGCATCGCGAGCAATCTGGCCACGCTTCTGCGGGCTGTCGCGCAGACCGACCTGACCGACGTCGCGACTCGACTGCCGCGCTTCACCAAGCCGGTCACGCTGGTGTGGGGCATGGCGGATCGCTGCTTCACGCCGGCTCTCGGGCGTCGACTCGCGGCAGTCTTCCCGAACGTCGCATGGGTGGAAGTGCCGGGTGCGCGCACGTTCGTCGCCCTCGACGACCCCGCGGCCGTCGCCGACGCGATCGCGACCGTGGGGGCTCGTGCGTAG
- a CDS encoding DDE-type integrase/transposase/recombinase: MGLTMTERKAVTETTAIRYSLADKRAKGVILDELCATTGWHRNHARKALTTALRPKLVTPRRPRPPTYGPEVVAALTVCWTVLGMPAGKRLAPMLGELLAVLRHFGELVLDEDIATLLVSMSAATIDRRLAPERRKHQLKGRATTKPGSLLKSQIPVRTWADWDDGRPGFVEIDLVCHDGGSLTGPHAFTLTVTDIATGWTENRSVPSKSAKCVLAAVNDIAAKMPFPILGVDSDNGSEFINVHLLAWCEQRQITFTRARPGNKNDGCHVEQKNWAVVRQVVGYHRYDTASELLLLNEIWQLQSKLTNYFYPQQKLVSKVRTGAKVSKKHDIATTPFHRAIDHPNTPVQRIVALTRTYSMVNPAAVQRQIHSLTAQLLAMTTSKADASINKRARSNEATKSPTRAS; this comes from the coding sequence ATGGGGTTGACGATGACCGAGCGCAAGGCAGTGACCGAAACGACTGCCATCCGTTATTCACTGGCAGACAAACGAGCCAAGGGCGTGATTCTGGATGAGTTGTGCGCCACCACGGGATGGCACCGCAACCACGCCCGTAAGGCGCTCACGACGGCATTACGGCCCAAACTGGTCACACCGAGACGTCCGCGGCCACCGACCTACGGACCGGAGGTCGTTGCCGCGTTGACGGTGTGCTGGACGGTGTTGGGGATGCCGGCCGGTAAGCGCCTGGCGCCGATGCTGGGCGAACTGCTTGCGGTGTTGCGCCATTTTGGGGAGTTGGTCCTCGATGAGGACATCGCGACGCTGTTGGTGTCGATGTCGGCGGCCACCATCGACCGGCGGCTGGCTCCCGAACGGCGCAAACACCAGCTCAAGGGGCGCGCCACCACCAAGCCGGGATCGCTGCTGAAGAGTCAGATTCCGGTGCGGACCTGGGCCGACTGGGACGACGGGCGACCGGGGTTCGTCGAGATCGACCTGGTCTGCCACGACGGGGGAAGCCTCACCGGCCCGCATGCGTTCACCTTGACCGTCACCGACATCGCCACCGGCTGGACCGAGAACCGCTCTGTGCCCAGCAAATCAGCCAAATGCGTGCTGGCCGCTGTGAACGACATCGCCGCCAAGATGCCGTTCCCGATCCTGGGCGTGGATTCGGACAACGGATCGGAATTCATCAACGTCCACTTGTTGGCCTGGTGTGAACAACGTCAGATCACCTTCACCCGGGCGCGGCCAGGAAACAAGAACGACGGCTGCCACGTCGAGCAGAAGAACTGGGCCGTGGTTAGGCAGGTAGTTGGCTATCACCGCTACGACACGGCATCAGAGTTGTTGTTGCTCAACGAGATCTGGCAGCTGCAGTCCAAGCTGACCAACTACTTCTACCCGCAGCAGAAACTCGTGTCCAAGGTCCGTACCGGAGCCAAGGTGTCCAAGAAGCACGACATCGCCACCACCCCATTCCACCGCGCGATCGATCACCCGAACACACCCGTGCAGCGCATCGTGGCGCTGACTCGGACCTACTCCATGGTCAATCCTGCCGCCGTCCAACGCCAGATCCACTCCCTGACCGCACAACTTCTCGCCATGACAACCAGCAAAGCCGACGCCAGCATCAACAAGCGCGCACGCTCAAATGAGGCAACGAAGAGTCCCACGCGCGCATCTTGA